aaacttaaatattaTTGACTTGTTAATAATgatgtttcattatttttatgtataatataaaaatatttgtttgtttttaaatattttgtgtatagttttatatggttttaaggtgattttatatctttttagtatttattcGTTTAAAGCTTTACGTTTTTCCAGTATAtgatatttaaagttttttagaTGTACACAGATGATGCATTCCAAAGAATTAAACATGACTAAATAATGCTGatataaaatgtgcatttcttaAGTTGTTGTGGTGTGTGTTGCAGGAGCCGCGGGGCTGTGCGGAGCTGCGCTGTGGTTTTCAGCAGTGTCTTCAGTACTGGCAGCACCCGTCTCTGCCCTGGCTCTCCCTCTTCCCACGGATTGGCGCAGAACGCAAGTTCTCTGGCAAGTGCATGCCGTGGGCGCAGGACGCAGCGCTGCAGCAGAGTCTGATGAGCGACTGGTACGAGATGGGAATGAGATTGTCAAGCTCACACGCAGTCGCTGCTACATGCGTGAATATGAATGCTGACCTGTGTCAGCCACTAAATGTATTTCTGACTGAGGTTTTGATGTGTTGTAGGTCTGTGAGTCTGACGTCTCTCTACAGTCTGCTGAAGGCCAGACTCTGTCCGTATTTCTACCTGTGCTCGTATCAGTTCACGGTGCTGTTCAGGGCGGCCGGTCTGAGCGGTGCTAATGGCATCAGCGCGCTGCTGTCCCCCACCACTAGAGGGCTGCGAGAGGCCATGAAAGCAGAGGGTAAGAGTCACAGCGCTTGGGCCTGACATGCAAGCGTTTCACTAAAATAGATGTGTGCAAAGTGTGAGATGCATGTCCTTAAAAAGTCAGTTTTATGTGATGCAAGCAATTGCTTATGATGTATTGTTGATGAATTATTACAATGTTTACTTTatggtatttattgtaatatgttATGGATGGTTGTAAGAGTCCATATTTGATCTCCTTCACCCTTTTAAATGAGCAGTTTGAAACGGTAAAGCacagacatttcaaaataaaagtcccagTGTATTTCTggcttatttatatttaaaagtctTACATTATGCagagctttttatttatttatttatttttttaatttatttcattaaataaaaaatgaattacatatttaattatatttttaatgccattttattgtttatgatctaacagatttattttaaatataaatattttgtatacagttttatatagttttagtgtgtaatttcaaagttttttttttttttttttttttttttttttagcatttattttttatttcaaactattaaatattgtttttaatctattattattttgttattaatgatgttttcattgttttatataaaataggtACTATACTTTATGGTTTTagtatttgaaaatattaaaaaaaaaatgttttagcatttatttatactttttttttttttgttaatagtggtggtttattatttttatatgtaatataaatatttataatatatttttgtttaatttttattttattttaaaaactggtaTTATTGGTACACAAAAACTATCTGgcatgtaattaaatgtaaactctatatatatatataaaaatcgcTTTCCTGGCTAGCATCTCTTTGTATCTCTTTACTTTTgtgaaataattgtattatttgagaaataatttcctaaatatttcatattattttaacaattttcattgCACCCTTTGAAGtggttttaattaaacattaatgcatttatattttgaattttgaattatattttgaattacagtGATTTTTACCGCAGTTAACAGTGtcattataaaaacattcttGACCTCCGTTGAACTCACTGTAATGCACAAGTGATGTTTTATAGTTTTCTGAAGTCTGTCAGTGTTTTTCTTGTGAACAGCCGTGTATTGGTGTGTTTGTTGTGTTCAGGAATAGAGTTCTCACTCCCTCTGCTGGAGGAGAAGAGGAAGAGCAAAGACCTCGGCTCATCTCAGCAGGGTGAGAGCGTCCAGCAGACGGACGGCGAGGAGTCGACCGGCGGCGCTGTGTAAGTACATGAGCGCTGATGGGATTGTGATCTGCTTTCAGTATTGATCAATGCATTTGTCATCTTCGCTTTTTACAGATTAAGCGAGCACAGCGAAAACGAGGAGGATGAAGAAGATGATGACGACGGTGGATTTTCCTGGCTGAAGGAGATGGGCGTCCAAGACAAGATCAAGAAACCTGATGCCATTTCTATCAAACTGTATCCTTTACCATCAGCTTGGGCtgcttgtaaataaaatacGGGCACATTTTGGTGCCAGTAAATGGATTTTAATATATAAGCTAAATAGTCCTAAAATATTTGTGGTATGTCCAATTATGCAtgtgatgaaaataaaaatagcagttaaattaaatattgaaatgaaaTATTCCCTGATATAGTTCCTTAAGTCACGCTGCAGTCGTAAAGAGCACAGAGAGGTGCGTTTGGACCACAGACCCGAATCCGTGGTGTTGGTGGAGGGTTCGAACACCTTCACGCTCCTCAACTTCCTCATTAACTGTAAGAGTTTGGTGGCTGGAGCCGGTTCTCAGGCAGGACTTCCTCCCACGCTGCTGGCCCCTACAGCCTTCAAAGGAGCCACACTGCACTCGCTCAAGGTACGAGGCCTTGTGTTTCACATGTTCTAGATTTTTGGTGTTGTATCATTCTTAGCAttcaaatgcatatttattttttcttttatcactGATTTTGACTAATGTATTGGCACATATTTACTCAAAttactaaatttttttttttttttttttttttttctccattgtactttattgatgtttatttattgtattatacttttctattttattacattacttttttttttacttttttttaatttattcattgtattttcatttcatttattttttgcatttgttttcattttaattatatttcattgcttttcatgtattacttttgtgtttattgtaatttacttttatatttgttttacttttttcattttaattttatttgtatcttacttttatattctttatttttaattattgcattttttcaatttaaattttatttatgttttgttatttttatttaaattttatttatgttttgttatttttatttaaattttatttattgtatttcacttttttattgtattttattgtattttatatttggtttaaaatttttaatgtttctaagttttatttatatttgttgcattttattattattttcacatttatatatatatatatatatatatatatatatatatatatatataaatacaatacaatacagtataaaagtaaaatacaacaaataagaaaatgcaacaaaatataaataaataaaaaaagtaaaataaaaataagaaaatgcaaaaaatataaataaaataaaaaaaaggaaataaaatttttttttttttttttttgcattttttttttgttgtattttacttttatactgtattgtgtgtgtatatatatatatatatatatatatatatatatatatatatatatatatatatatatatatatatatatatatatatatatatatatatatatatatatataaatttatttatttatttatttatttttattttttttttacgtatttgtaagtttatatattgctatttatataaaatttatttatttatttatttatttatttattttttttccgtATTTGTAAGTTTAgtttattgctttttatatgcttctttcacttttaattgtatttattctattataattatacacaataagtttcatttatatttattgcgTTTTATGCTTCTTttgctttaatatatatatatataatatttaattgcatttaatttccttttttcatttattttatatgtagttgcattttatttttatctgttgtattttacttttatactttttttttttttttttttttgtgtattgtaTTGGTCTTTAATTTTCATTGCTTGTAAGTTTTATTGCGTTTTATTATGCTTCTTTCACTtttacgtttattttatttatatatatatatatatatatatatatatatgtatgtacacacacacacacaccagcgtTAATATAGTAAGGCTGTTACTtgatccagattacatgtatttgtatttttgtacatgtatttttttctaatgaaaatattttgtctgtctgtcttctgcTGCGCATGAATATGTTTCAGGCCCGTACTGTGAATGTGAAGACTCAGGTGAGAACGGGCTATCAGGATGTGTGCAGTCTGGAGGTGACGGGACCCATCATGCCCCACACACTCCACGCACTGACGCAGCTCCTCAAACCCGCTCAGAAAGGAGAGTTTTCTGTGGGTCTCTACACCCACGAACCCACGGCCGTCCTAAACGTGCCCATCAGCCAGACCCCTGAACCTCAGCAACAGGTATAAtcatttttttgggggggggaatATTGGTGAAATGCTTTAAACTTCTGCCTTTCTGTTGGAAATGATGcagaatttaaataaagtaaacctAGCGCACATTGCATTCCCAAACACACATTAAACGGTTCATTTTTCAATActgaatgttatttttgattCATTTCCCTATATTAATGTCTATTCATGCTGTCATTTGCTCTTGTTTCCAGGAGGCTTTTGTACAGGATCTGAGCAGGTGCGGCCTTCAGCAGAGCTCCGTTCAGCAGCTAGCAGCGCCGAGCATGCTGGGAAAGAGTGCGCTCAGACAGCTGCACATGAGAGACTATTCGTACAGCTGGAAGTCCTGAGATCCGGCTCTCCTGCCCCCACGGCCACTGGGAAAACATTTATAGAGACCTGACAGGCCCGGCCTATTAATATCTGGGGCGTATCAGGCTTCCTGTGACGCTTACAGTAGGGGAAGCAGCTCACATGAGCATGGACGAACTCACTTCAACTTCATCTTTATCTTTATAGAGACTGTGCTTGTAAATAGTGTAGCTTTTATAGTGTGCTGTATGAAAACATTAGATGTTTGGACagagttgttttatttttatggactGTAATAATGTATTAGACTGTATGTGtgatttaaagtttaatttttaatcagcGTCTAAGTGAAGTATGTGTGTTAAAATCTTTCATGATCTGTTAAAATCCTTTTCGCCAGTGTGTTTGTCACGCTTGtatgaattt
This genomic window from Labeo rohita strain BAU-BD-2019 chromosome 1, IGBB_LRoh.1.0, whole genome shotgun sequence contains:
- the LOC127171142 gene encoding protein downstream neighbor of son homolog, yielding MAELGCYSPSFKKPSDVLRMRRKRARSEGPGRRTSSPAVSVDGVRPFSPGPLLNAPGRTSGGVKRRNPFANIENTYNSPKKRALSNTEGEKGALDGKKAAVAVLDGKFIEERKNAGTSLREELLNTDHQKQHEIKTPVSLSEDDSLFEEDLFEPERSTPVLKSPEAVRDVAPAEVCLEFPADWSLKTRLLFTSPQSFSWAEHLKAQEEAQGLSSHCRAEYASLPAHIQEPRGCAELRCGFQQCLQYWQHPSLPWLSLFPRIGAERKFSGKCMPWAQDAALQQSLMSDWSVSLTSLYSLLKARLCPYFYLCSYQFTVLFRAAGLSGANGISALLSPTTRGLREAMKAEGIEFSLPLLEEKRKSKDLGSSQQGESVQQTDGEESTGGAVLSEHSENEEDEEDDDDGGFSWLKEMGVQDKIKKPDAISIKLRKEHREVRLDHRPESVVLVEGSNTFTLLNFLINCKSLVAGAGSQAGLPPTLLAPTAFKGATLHSLKARTVNVKTQVRTGYQDVCSLEVTGPIMPHTLHALTQLLKPAQKGEFSVGLYTHEPTAVLNVPISQTPEPQQQEAFVQDLSRCGLQQSSVQQLAAPSMLGKSALRQLHMRDYSYSWKS